One genomic segment of Paenibacillus xylanexedens includes these proteins:
- a CDS encoding HD domain-containing phosphohydrolase: MEAYRSFIFRLIRNYLIGSLAAVFVVGTVVMVSTLQIPNIQFVRLIFIVLISLLFMLVAELITLWVQLGPIRQFFNSEHHERDELNHMYEKIHRFPGQTIYRIMGPHMLGFSLPAAGLTIWMISTGWLEFPYFYTVVAAACAFLIAIMHALIEYYLTVRAIRPLLLEIRHRGKVQYGMEPSLGGRILVSIQRKFQLSTALIGLFPLFLFFLATYIRLQYMDSEFAKEYILWGILIVVLGAGFALVGSWLLIRDVRDPVAELTHEMNRIQGGDLGRRAPDLYADEFSALISGFNMMINRLEMRQERNRQLLQSYFSTLAAALDARDKYTAGHSMRVAEYSLMIGKLSGMNEEQADLLYKSALLHDIGKIGIPDEVLLKDGKLSDEEFAIIRTHPVQGESILLQIEPIDAMADFLPGVRSHHERYDGKGYPDGMAGDDIPLFGRIIAVADAFDAMTSDRPYRNGMSHEKALTILEEGKGTQWDPYFAGLFIDEWRRQQHLQKESK, from the coding sequence TTGGAAGCATACCGTTCATTTATCTTTCGCCTGATACGCAATTATCTGATCGGTTCACTGGCAGCTGTTTTTGTTGTCGGTACAGTAGTTATGGTATCTACTCTGCAAATACCCAATATTCAATTTGTTCGGCTCATCTTCATTGTACTGATTTCACTCTTGTTCATGCTGGTTGCAGAATTAATTACGCTGTGGGTGCAGCTTGGCCCCATAAGACAATTTTTCAATTCCGAGCATCACGAGAGAGACGAATTGAACCACATGTATGAGAAAATTCATCGTTTCCCGGGACAGACCATATATCGGATCATGGGTCCGCACATGCTTGGCTTCTCACTTCCGGCAGCCGGATTAACAATATGGATGATATCCACAGGGTGGCTTGAATTTCCTTACTTCTATACTGTCGTGGCCGCTGCGTGTGCCTTTCTGATTGCCATCATGCATGCGCTGATTGAGTATTACCTAACGGTGCGGGCGATTAGACCCCTGTTACTTGAGATTCGACATCGCGGCAAAGTCCAATACGGGATGGAACCTTCACTGGGAGGGCGCATCCTGGTATCGATCCAGCGTAAATTTCAGCTAAGCACGGCACTGATTGGCTTATTTCCTCTATTTCTATTTTTCCTGGCTACATATATCCGACTTCAGTATATGGACAGTGAATTTGCGAAAGAGTACATACTGTGGGGAATTCTCATCGTTGTTCTAGGCGCGGGGTTTGCGCTGGTGGGAAGCTGGCTGTTGATTCGTGATGTTCGTGATCCAGTTGCTGAACTGACGCATGAGATGAACCGAATTCAGGGGGGAGATCTTGGCAGACGAGCTCCGGATCTATATGCGGATGAGTTTTCGGCACTGATCTCCGGTTTTAATATGATGATTAATCGGCTGGAGATGAGACAGGAGCGCAATCGGCAACTGTTGCAAAGTTATTTTTCTACACTGGCTGCTGCTTTAGACGCCCGAGATAAGTACACGGCAGGGCATTCCATGCGTGTGGCAGAGTATTCGCTGATGATTGGCAAGCTGAGCGGAATGAATGAGGAACAGGCGGATTTATTATACAAATCAGCTCTGCTCCATGATATTGGGAAAATCGGCATACCTGATGAGGTGCTGCTGAAGGATGGAAAACTAAGCGATGAGGAATTCGCGATTATTCGTACACATCCCGTGCAGGGAGAGAGTATTCTGCTCCAGATAGAACCCATTGATGCCATGGCGGATTTTCTGCCTGGTGTACGATCTCACCATGAAAGATACGATGGCAAAGGATACCCGGATGGGATGGCTGGTGACGATATTCCCCTTTTTGGCCGCATCATTGCGGTAGCGGATGCCTTTGATGCCATGACGTCTGATCGACCCTATCGGAATGGGATGAGTCACGAGAAAGCGCTAACGATTTTGGAAGAAGGAAAAGGGACCCAATGGGACCCCTATTTTGCAGGTTTGTTTATTGATGAATGGAGACGACAACAGCATCTTCAGAAAGAATCGAAGTGA
- a CDS encoding MFS transporter: MLGGPFLTGFLLYLGAGSRHIGFVLAITTFVNIAQIGAAYWMQRIRSRKRMLLLFVGTHRILWSATGLIPFIFPKEWWVSVYIGVYTVAFISNTIGGMIWTSLIGDIVPAKVRGRYFGIRNTILNALGSVCLFAGGIVLDRYPGEMGFLILFIPVWICAIANTVIYFFYPDVPFERSTEKVFWRMFIKPFQDRSFLKATLFLAVWLLIQTLIVPLYSYVMLDLLNINYQTVSLITVVQTLVMMAGFYVWGNLNARFSNKTLLFWTLPVIALSCLSWGLMSFMPVLIALFLSHIFLGIGVGGFNQLAFNFTIGDTPKSERPMFVAVYSALTGVTSFIGPLLGGWLYEKMGTWSDALAWISAYGFQMGVGVVMLILTFTLGRRVLLK; this comes from the coding sequence TTGCTGGGAGGCCCATTTTTAACCGGATTTCTGCTGTACCTTGGGGCCGGGTCGAGACATATCGGCTTTGTGCTCGCGATTACGACGTTTGTAAACATTGCCCAGATCGGAGCAGCTTACTGGATGCAGCGTATTCGCAGCCGTAAGCGCATGCTGCTGTTATTTGTGGGCACACATCGCATCTTGTGGAGTGCAACGGGACTGATCCCGTTCATATTCCCCAAAGAGTGGTGGGTAAGTGTATATATTGGCGTGTATACGGTTGCTTTTATATCAAATACCATCGGCGGTATGATCTGGACTTCACTAATTGGCGATATTGTACCTGCCAAGGTGAGAGGGCGTTATTTTGGAATTCGAAATACGATTCTGAATGCTCTTGGAAGCGTATGCTTATTCGCTGGTGGTATTGTTTTGGACCGTTACCCCGGAGAAATGGGCTTTCTGATCCTGTTTATTCCGGTTTGGATCTGTGCCATTGCCAACACAGTCATTTATTTCTTCTATCCGGACGTTCCATTTGAACGTTCTACCGAAAAGGTTTTCTGGCGCATGTTCATCAAGCCGTTCCAGGATCGTTCTTTCCTGAAAGCAACGCTGTTCCTGGCTGTCTGGTTATTGATCCAGACCTTGATTGTTCCGCTCTATTCCTATGTGATGTTGGATCTATTGAATATTAATTATCAGACCGTATCCCTGATCACGGTAGTCCAGACGCTGGTTATGATGGCCGGTTTCTATGTCTGGGGCAATCTGAATGCCAGATTCAGCAACAAAACGCTCCTATTTTGGACATTGCCAGTCATTGCGCTCTCCTGTCTGTCGTGGGGGTTAATGTCGTTCATGCCTGTATTGATCGCACTATTTTTATCGCATATTTTCCTTGGGATTGGTGTAGGTGGATTCAATCAGCTGGCATTTAACTTTACGATTGGAGACACGCCCAAAAGTGAAAGACCGATGTTTGTCGCGGTGTATTCGGCTCTGACCGGAGTAACTTCATTTATTGGGCCGCTGTTGGGCGGCTGGTTGTATGAAAAGATGGGGACTTGGTCCGATGCGCTGGCCTGGATCTCAGCCTATGGATTTCAGATGGGGGTTGGTGTCGTGATGCTGATTCTGACATTTACCCTTGGACGTCGTGTGCTGTTAAAATAG
- a CDS encoding RNA polymerase sigma factor has product MTESMEDSRLMRQIAERDASALELLYDRYERAVYSFAYRIVGDPMTAEETVQELFMRVWNNAERYDASQGKLTTWMFAITRNIAVDMLRRKSKGAATTSVEHETLAAYADEHTNTEEEVQRKWEGTRIKEALSQLNGDQQQVIESIYYAGLTQQEVSSRFGIPLGTVKSRVRLAMRQLHKLLADAELHPDAGREGIHP; this is encoded by the coding sequence ATGACTGAATCGATGGAGGACAGCAGGTTAATGCGGCAGATTGCGGAACGTGATGCCTCCGCACTGGAGCTTTTATATGACCGATATGAGCGAGCGGTGTATTCTTTTGCCTACCGGATCGTTGGTGATCCCATGACGGCAGAAGAGACCGTTCAGGAACTTTTTATGCGGGTCTGGAATAATGCTGAGCGTTACGATGCCTCACAGGGGAAGCTGACCACATGGATGTTTGCGATTACGCGTAACATTGCAGTGGACATGCTGAGGCGGAAATCAAAAGGGGCAGCGACTACTTCAGTTGAACACGAGACACTGGCGGCCTATGCCGATGAACATACGAACACGGAAGAAGAAGTGCAGCGTAAATGGGAAGGTACCCGGATTAAAGAGGCGTTGTCCCAATTAAACGGTGATCAGCAACAAGTTATAGAATCGATTTATTATGCGGGATTAACCCAGCAGGAAGTATCCAGCCGATTCGGGATTCCGCTGGGTACAGTAAAGAGCCGTGTCAGGCTTGCCATGCGACAGCTCCATAAGTTGCTGGCCGATGCTGAATTGCATCCGGACGCGGGAAGGGAGGGCATACATCCATGA
- a CDS encoding ribonucleoside-diphosphate reductase subunit alpha gives MPQVVTKPNNRQLAFDDMRISVYADRTLEGLEMLDKERLVRGVNSKLRRDEVTGDEISNAFIMSALELVTKEEPNWKFAAARSLLTSLYKKAATNRRYKSYPDEPYGAFHPLLVDLVKKGIYREELLECYTKEQIDELAECIDYRNDLLFDYIGLLTLAERYLAHDFDGKVMELPQERYMVIAMFLMHQEPAERRMDLVKEAYWAMSNMYMTAATPTMSNAGKKVAGQLSSCFIDTVDDSLEGIFDSNTDVARLSKMGGGIGVYLGKVRARGSDIRGHQNTSSGVIPWIRQLNNTAVSVDQLGTRKGAIAVYLDVFHKDILAFLDLKLNNGDERMRAHDVFHGICLPDLFMERVSTRGEWSLFCPHETKKVMGWKDENGRALGLEDFYDESFGEGAFRDKYEEAVNHPLLSRITVQAIDIMKRVLKSQLETGTPYMFYRDTVNRSNPNRAHGMVYSSNLCTEIMQNQSATVIEKEELVTKDGQTRIVISKVPGDFVVCNLNSIHLARAIPHNVLERLVPIQVRMLDNVIDINNIEVLQAQYTNSQYRAVGLGTFGLHHLLALEGIHWESDEAVTYNDNLYEKINYLLVKSSMELSKEKGHYPKFKGSDWESGHYFDQREYTSGERVGEFVTTEQWKELQAEVRQNGVRNAWLFAIAPNGSTSIIAGSTASIDPLYELLSYEEKTTYKIANPAPDLSEKTSPYYQTAFQVDQHASINMAAARQRHVDQGQSFNFYVRPDIKATEFLELHLHAWRAGMKSTYYVRSRALTIEES, from the coding sequence ATGCCACAAGTTGTGACCAAGCCGAACAACCGCCAGCTTGCCTTTGATGATATGCGCATCTCGGTATATGCCGACCGTACTCTGGAAGGACTGGAAATGCTGGACAAGGAACGTCTGGTACGTGGGGTAAACAGCAAGCTCCGCCGTGATGAAGTTACCGGAGACGAAATCAGCAACGCTTTTATCATGAGCGCACTGGAACTGGTAACTAAAGAGGAGCCTAATTGGAAATTTGCTGCGGCACGCTCCCTGCTCACTTCCCTATACAAAAAAGCGGCTACCAACCGCAGATACAAGTCTTACCCGGACGAGCCTTATGGCGCATTCCATCCTCTTCTTGTAGATCTCGTGAAGAAAGGTATCTACCGCGAAGAATTGCTGGAATGTTACACCAAAGAACAGATCGACGAACTTGCTGAGTGCATTGACTACCGCAACGATCTGCTCTTCGATTACATCGGCTTGCTCACACTGGCAGAACGTTACCTCGCACACGATTTTGATGGAAAAGTAATGGAATTGCCGCAAGAGCGTTATATGGTTATCGCCATGTTCCTAATGCACCAAGAGCCTGCCGAGAGACGTATGGATCTCGTCAAGGAAGCATACTGGGCAATGAGCAACATGTACATGACCGCAGCTACTCCTACGATGTCCAATGCAGGTAAAAAAGTAGCCGGTCAACTCTCCAGCTGCTTCATTGATACGGTGGACGACTCACTCGAAGGTATCTTCGATTCCAACACGGATGTAGCTCGTCTGAGCAAAATGGGTGGCGGCATCGGCGTTTACCTCGGCAAAGTCAGAGCTCGTGGTTCGGATATCCGTGGTCACCAAAATACAAGTTCCGGTGTAATCCCTTGGATTCGCCAACTGAACAATACAGCGGTCAGCGTAGACCAGCTCGGTACGCGTAAAGGTGCCATTGCCGTGTACCTGGACGTTTTCCACAAAGACATTCTGGCCTTCCTCGATCTGAAGCTGAACAACGGTGACGAGCGTATGCGTGCGCATGACGTATTCCACGGCATCTGTCTGCCTGACTTGTTCATGGAGCGGGTATCCACCCGTGGCGAATGGAGCCTGTTCTGTCCGCACGAAACAAAGAAAGTGATGGGCTGGAAGGACGAGAATGGTCGTGCACTCGGACTGGAAGATTTCTATGATGAGTCCTTTGGTGAAGGTGCGTTCCGTGATAAATACGAAGAAGCGGTGAATCACCCACTGCTGTCCCGGATTACAGTACAGGCGATTGACATCATGAAGCGTGTACTAAAATCCCAACTGGAGACAGGTACGCCATACATGTTCTACCGGGATACGGTTAACCGCTCGAATCCTAACCGTGCACACGGTATGGTATACTCCTCCAACCTGTGTACCGAAATTATGCAGAACCAGTCTGCCACTGTGATTGAAAAGGAAGAACTTGTAACCAAGGATGGACAAACTCGCATCGTGATTTCCAAAGTGCCTGGCGACTTTGTTGTCTGCAACCTGAACTCCATCCACCTGGCACGTGCGATACCTCATAATGTATTGGAGCGTCTCGTTCCAATTCAGGTGCGCATGCTGGACAACGTTATCGACATTAACAACATTGAAGTGTTGCAAGCCCAATATACCAACAGCCAATATCGCGCAGTCGGTCTGGGAACGTTTGGACTTCACCACCTGCTTGCTCTCGAAGGCATTCATTGGGAGTCTGACGAAGCTGTAACGTATAACGATAATCTGTATGAAAAAATTAACTACCTGCTCGTAAAATCCAGTATGGAGCTGTCCAAAGAAAAAGGACATTATCCGAAATTCAAAGGTTCCGATTGGGAAAGTGGTCACTACTTCGACCAACGCGAGTACACATCAGGTGAGCGCGTAGGCGAGTTCGTGACAACCGAACAGTGGAAAGAACTGCAAGCCGAAGTACGACAAAACGGTGTACGTAATGCCTGGTTGTTCGCCATTGCACCTAACGGTTCCACGTCCATTATTGCCGGTTCAACGGCTAGTATTGATCCGCTCTATGAGCTGTTATCTTATGAAGAGAAAACAACTTACAAAATTGCCAATCCGGCTCCGGATCTGTCCGAAAAAACAAGCCCTTATTACCAAACGGCGTTCCAAGTGGACCAACATGCTTCCATTAATATGGCGGCTGCCCGTCAGCGCCACGTCGATCAGGGACAAAGTTTCAACTTCTACGTTCGACCAGATATCAAAGCAACAGAATTCCTGGAATTGCATCTGCACGCCTGGAGAGCCGGCATGAAATCAACTTATTATGTTCGTAGCCGGGCATTAACGATTGAAGAATCTTGA
- a CDS encoding anti-sigma factor gives MIERHEEWSDLAPMYVLGGLEAEEVAAFEAHMATCEPCRQEVRELQEVTGFLPLAAEPVAPPQGMRARVLGNVLGHAQESAEAKPAAAPAEPEAPVVLQEDLAPQHKRAAQPGPGLPPVTAVPAARVEEAAQAQPWQPQARARARSSSAWRIASAGLAAAALLLGVYTAQLQSKIDSLTQQAAGSSATQEQLVQAQAQNAQLQEQLASALEPAQGMQTGEAVKLNPATQDIVAQGLATIVIDSKGTHLVVQAENLPNLEGNEAFQVWLIKGDTPQNAGTFLSRDGTGAVYYTLDSANDYDTVAITLEPDAMGDEPRGTMILAAKIKG, from the coding sequence ATGATAGAACGACATGAGGAGTGGTCTGATCTGGCACCGATGTATGTGCTGGGCGGACTGGAAGCAGAGGAAGTGGCGGCGTTTGAAGCGCATATGGCAACTTGCGAACCTTGCCGCCAGGAGGTAAGGGAATTGCAGGAAGTGACTGGCTTCCTGCCACTGGCGGCGGAACCTGTAGCACCGCCGCAAGGCATGCGAGCACGTGTGCTAGGCAACGTGCTTGGACATGCGCAGGAGAGCGCCGAGGCGAAGCCAGCGGCTGCTCCTGCGGAGCCTGAAGCACCCGTGGTGCTTCAGGAGGATCTTGCGCCGCAGCACAAACGTGCGGCGCAGCCCGGGCCAGGCTTGCCGCCGGTAACGGCTGTGCCTGCGGCCCGGGTGGAAGAGGCTGCCCAGGCACAGCCATGGCAGCCACAAGCGCGCGCGCGTGCGCGCAGCAGCAGCGCCTGGCGCATAGCCAGTGCCGGCCTTGCGGCCGCGGCACTGTTACTGGGCGTGTACACGGCGCAGCTACAGAGCAAGATCGACTCGCTGACGCAGCAAGCGGCGGGCTCGTCGGCTACACAAGAGCAACTGGTGCAGGCACAGGCGCAGAATGCGCAGCTGCAAGAGCAGCTGGCATCAGCTCTGGAACCTGCACAGGGCATGCAGACTGGCGAGGCAGTGAAGCTGAATCCTGCAACGCAGGACATTGTAGCTCAGGGTCTCGCAACCATCGTTATCGACAGCAAAGGCACTCACCTGGTTGTGCAGGCTGAGAACCTGCCGAACCTGGAAGGCAACGAGGCTTTTCAGGTCTGGTTGATCAAAGGAGATACCCCTCAGAATGCGGGTACTTTCCTTAGTCGTGACGGAACGGGAGCAGTATACTACACATTGGATTCGGCCAACGACTATGATACGGTTGCCATCACGCTTGAACCGGATGCAATGGGAGATGAGCCGCGCGGTACAATGATTCTGGCTGCCAAGATTAAAGGATAA
- a CDS encoding oxidoreductase, with amino-acid sequence MVIGATGLVGELLVHHLLEHPAYSLVRVLVRRPLELQHPKLEQHVVDWEQLESQDHLFDGIDDLYCCLGTTIKKAGSQDNFRQVDYHYPVRAATIAKQHGVSQMLVISSMGASAGSRVFYSRTKGEMEDALSDIGFPSLHIFRPSLILGDRNEKRFGEQMAAYAMKFLDRWMKGGADKYRAVHAATIAQAMTNIALVQAKGNHVYSNEVIHVLGVDGG; translated from the coding sequence ATGGTGATTGGAGCCACGGGGCTTGTAGGCGAATTACTGGTTCATCATCTGCTGGAGCACCCGGCATACAGCTTGGTTCGCGTTCTGGTTAGACGTCCGCTTGAGCTGCAACATCCCAAACTGGAACAGCATGTGGTGGACTGGGAACAGCTGGAGAGCCAAGACCACTTATTCGATGGAATCGATGACCTGTACTGTTGTTTGGGGACAACGATCAAAAAAGCAGGCAGTCAGGACAATTTCCGTCAGGTGGATTATCATTACCCGGTTCGTGCAGCTACGATTGCGAAGCAACATGGTGTATCACAGATGCTGGTGATTTCCTCCATGGGAGCGAGTGCAGGTTCCCGGGTCTTTTACAGTCGGACCAAAGGGGAAATGGAGGATGCATTGTCCGATATCGGTTTTCCGTCATTGCATATCTTCCGCCCTTCTTTAATTCTGGGAGATCGAAACGAGAAGCGGTTCGGTGAGCAGATGGCTGCCTATGCCATGAAGTTTCTGGATCGCTGGATGAAAGGCGGAGCGGACAAATACCGGGCGGTCCACGCCGCAACCATTGCACAGGCCATGACCAATATTGCGCTGGTGCAAGCCAAGGGAAACCATGTGTATTCAAATGAAGTCATTCATGTCCTTGGTGTGGACGGGGGCTAA
- a CDS encoding sensor histidine kinase — protein MQFSKMFVLNMGMLITIAYLASVFYKYVVIRTSSRVKQISSVLVLIFAGWISTVFGFQLNDEVVFDLRYVPLIVAVLTYRQPYSVIIVGIGIGLSRLTFGITDATLAAVLNMSVLGVICAGLNIWMRRSNYRLIIKGILVTVIVNVVNSINIAIVGVIPATYFFSHIMPYTLPTGILLSLIFAFILRDFQNEQNRILLIQSTNRLLSVQKEELQKAQIVLEDRAKQLMIASQYKSEFLANMSHELRTPLNSVINFAQMISENADTMDQEDIVRFANMIDHSGQELLTLINDILDLSKVEAGRLDIVLEDISVAQLTEDAMSHFQLVAEKKGIQLVLDKKQGLPETLWSDPQRVQQILRNLMSNAIKFTHRGKVTLTVSTKQIKNAGIQNRWLIFSVQDTGIGISEDKHHSIFEAFQQADGSISRKFGGTGLGLSISRDLARLLGGSIELESAEGKGSTFHLYLPLDREKMS, from the coding sequence ATGCAATTTTCAAAAATGTTCGTATTGAATATGGGGATGCTTATTACCATTGCATATCTTGCTAGTGTGTTCTATAAATATGTCGTCATACGTACCTCTTCCCGAGTGAAGCAGATCAGCTCCGTGCTTGTCCTTATATTTGCAGGTTGGATCAGTACGGTTTTTGGGTTTCAACTCAACGATGAAGTGGTCTTTGATCTTCGATATGTTCCTTTAATTGTAGCCGTTCTAACGTATAGACAACCCTATAGCGTAATTATCGTGGGTATTGGAATTGGGCTGTCGAGGCTGACTTTTGGCATCACGGATGCTACATTGGCGGCAGTACTTAACATGTCTGTTTTGGGCGTGATATGTGCAGGTCTGAATATATGGATGAGACGTAGCAACTACAGGCTGATTATTAAAGGAATCCTTGTTACAGTTATCGTCAATGTGGTCAATAGTATAAACATTGCTATCGTTGGTGTGATCCCGGCTACATACTTCTTTTCACATATTATGCCTTATACACTCCCTACAGGCATTTTGCTGAGCCTTATTTTTGCATTTATTTTACGTGATTTTCAGAATGAACAGAATCGTATTTTGCTGATCCAGAGTACAAACCGGCTTTTATCTGTGCAAAAGGAAGAGTTACAGAAAGCCCAGATTGTACTGGAGGATCGAGCAAAACAATTGATGATTGCTTCACAGTACAAATCCGAATTTCTCGCCAATATGTCCCATGAACTGCGTACACCACTGAACAGTGTCATTAACTTTGCCCAGATGATCAGCGAGAATGCCGACACGATGGATCAGGAGGATATTGTACGTTTTGCCAATATGATCGACCACTCCGGGCAGGAACTGCTTACGCTCATTAACGATATTCTGGATCTCTCCAAAGTAGAAGCGGGGCGGCTGGATATTGTACTCGAGGATATCAGTGTCGCACAACTTACAGAAGATGCCATGAGCCACTTTCAGCTTGTTGCCGAGAAAAAAGGTATTCAGTTGGTTCTGGACAAAAAACAGGGACTGCCCGAGACGCTCTGGTCTGATCCTCAGCGGGTTCAACAGATTTTGCGGAATCTGATGTCCAATGCCATCAAGTTCACTCACCGGGGGAAGGTCACGCTAACCGTAAGCACCAAGCAGATTAAGAATGCAGGTATTCAGAATCGATGGCTTATTTTCTCCGTTCAGGACACAGGCATTGGTATTTCGGAGGACAAGCATCATTCCATATTTGAAGCATTTCAGCAGGCTGACGGGTCGATTAGTCGAAAATTTGGCGGTACCGGACTAGGCCTGTCGATCAGTCGGGATTTAGCGAGATTACTAGGGGGATCGATTGAACTGGAGAGCGCTGAAGGTAAAGGAAGCACCTTCCATCTCTATCTCCCGTTGGACCGTGAAAAAATGAGTTGA
- a CDS encoding MTH1187 family thiamine-binding protein produces MAIAEVTVIPIGTGTTSLSSYVADMQKVLEHQRGITYQLTSMSTIIEGPLNEIFTAIAALHEAPFLSGAQRVSTSFKIDDRRDKPDASSIQKLQSVQDKLSSLQARPN; encoded by the coding sequence ATGGCAATAGCAGAAGTGACTGTAATTCCAATCGGAACGGGTACAACCAGTCTAAGCAGTTATGTGGCGGACATGCAAAAGGTATTGGAACATCAACGGGGCATTACATATCAGTTAACTTCCATGAGCACCATTATTGAGGGACCGCTTAACGAGATCTTTACAGCAATTGCGGCTCTGCATGAAGCACCGTTTTTGTCAGGAGCTCAGCGCGTTTCCACATCCTTCAAAATTGACGACCGTCGTGATAAACCGGATGCCTCAAGTATACAGAAGTTACAATCGGTTCAGGATAAACTTTCGTCACTTCAGGCAAGACCTAATTAA
- a CDS encoding PsbP-related protein produces the protein MKKLITILALATLLTACGNSETNTTTNSQASEASKATETVSTEAKATKYTTYSGEGFSFAYPESWKSVDTSQMNAPSIKAAFSDQSSAATFADNMNLTIEASSTGSINPEEYANNIVDYYTQSGSSIGISDYKKTSYTNKPYKEYSAGVLEGAYKHSSGTDVILVQYLIPTNTELYTMTLTYAKDTYNQDEIKDILDSLSITASLEQTAPTATTGNSSVTASAADFFNELTPYITEDTAFMEQASYDFFGKHNDVFPAITAELSKKVQGLVDSNVTTRHLNKNVANYYNTFVQVNGEVISVEEDSSLGATFSIVHVMDENGNDIIALYPATTGDLLDGDYATVIGAPITNFSFENVGGGYTNATLIGASLVVAD, from the coding sequence ATGAAGAAACTTATTACGATTTTGGCATTAGCCACATTGCTTACTGCTTGTGGTAATTCAGAAACAAACACAACAACCAATAGCCAAGCGTCCGAAGCATCCAAAGCAACTGAAACTGTCTCAACAGAAGCAAAAGCTACGAAATACACTACATATAGTGGAGAAGGATTTTCTTTTGCATATCCTGAATCCTGGAAAAGCGTAGATACAAGTCAAATGAATGCTCCATCCATTAAAGCTGCTTTTTCAGACCAATCTTCGGCAGCCACATTTGCAGATAATATGAATCTGACGATTGAGGCCAGCTCAACCGGTTCAATTAATCCTGAAGAATACGCCAATAATATAGTGGATTATTACACACAAAGCGGTTCAAGCATCGGCATTTCCGATTATAAAAAAACCAGCTATACAAACAAGCCTTATAAAGAATATAGCGCTGGTGTCTTGGAAGGAGCCTATAAGCATTCCTCGGGTACAGATGTTATCCTTGTGCAGTATCTGATTCCGACCAATACAGAACTCTATACCATGACGTTAACCTACGCCAAGGATACTTATAATCAGGATGAGATCAAAGATATCCTTGATTCCCTAAGCATTACTGCTTCTCTGGAGCAAACAGCACCAACTGCAACGACTGGAAATTCATCTGTTACGGCATCAGCTGCCGATTTCTTTAATGAGTTAACTCCGTACATTACAGAAGACACAGCCTTTATGGAGCAGGCATCTTATGATTTCTTTGGTAAACATAACGATGTATTCCCTGCCATTACGGCAGAACTAAGCAAAAAAGTACAGGGGCTCGTTGACTCCAATGTAACGACCCGTCATCTGAATAAAAATGTAGCCAACTATTACAATACTTTCGTACAAGTTAACGGGGAAGTCATTTCCGTTGAAGAAGATAGCTCTCTCGGAGCAACTTTCTCTATCGTTCATGTCATGGATGAGAACGGAAACGATATTATAGCGCTATATCCTGCAACGACCGGAGATTTGCTTGATGGTGATTATGCCACTGTTATCGGTGCGCCAATTACCAACTTCTCTTTTGAAAATGTTGGCGGTGGTTACACCAACGCCACTTTGATTGGAGCCTCATTGGTAGTTGCAGATTAA
- a CDS encoding phosphatase PAP2 family protein — protein sequence MQLLKSKSYWLSLSLMLSLAVMGLFYDILNSPERGFVVLDSPLDRIIPYVPGMSIPYLGWYPFVFGVLAYLCAKDRLTYYRVLLSMNICVWICYLIYFNFQTMVPRPELTGTGLGASVLGWLYSQDRPYNCFPSIHSLHSYLVMRAVLSVPSIRKPIKILVAAGAATIIVSTLMIKQHVIYDALGAVILGECVLTIITGLALHRRRRKESKWTEGIS from the coding sequence GTGCAATTGTTAAAAAGCAAATCCTATTGGCTGTCATTGAGTTTAATGCTGTCTTTGGCCGTCATGGGGCTCTTCTATGATATTCTTAATAGTCCAGAACGCGGGTTCGTAGTGCTTGATTCGCCGCTCGACCGGATCATTCCCTACGTGCCTGGCATGTCCATTCCATATTTGGGCTGGTACCCGTTTGTATTCGGTGTGCTCGCTTACCTGTGTGCCAAGGATCGCCTGACGTATTACCGCGTCTTGTTATCCATGAATATCTGTGTCTGGATATGTTATCTGATCTACTTCAACTTTCAGACCATGGTACCGCGCCCGGAACTGACGGGTACAGGCCTGGGAGCATCTGTTCTCGGATGGCTCTATAGCCAGGATCGTCCTTATAATTGTTTTCCAAGTATTCATTCTCTTCACTCTTATCTGGTTATGCGTGCCGTTCTCTCGGTTCCAAGCATCCGCAAACCCATCAAGATTTTGGTAGCCGCCGGGGCAGCAACCATTATAGTATCCACGCTAATGATCAAACAACATGTGATCTATGACGCCTTGGGTGCAGTCATACTCGGCGAATGTGTTCTCACCATCATAACAGGCCTCGCTCTTCACCGGAGACGCAGAAAAGAATCGAAGTGGACAGAGGGAATCAGCTGA